The Couchioplanes caeruleus sequence CGGCAGCGTCTGGGCGATCAGGTAGCCGGGGAACGGCGACTGCGCCGGGCTCGTCACGATGCCGTGCCCGAGCGGAAAGCGGATGACGTTTTCGACGAACGCGTCGCCGTCGACCAGGAAGGCCGGCACCAGCGCGAGGACGGGCAGCCCGAGCGCACCGGGCAGGAACCGGCGGAGGTTGCCCGTGGTGAAGGCGAGCACGAGCAGCACCGCCACGACCGGAAGGGCGAAGAGCTTGAGCGCGGCCGCCGCCCCGACCGCGAGACCGGCGGCACCGAACCGGCCGGCCGCGCAGCAGGCCAGCGCGAGCAGGCAGAGGGCGAGAACAGGCAGGTCGTCGCCGCCGGTGGCCAGGGTCAGGGCACAGATCGGCAGGACGGTCGCGAACTGCACCGCGCGGACCGGGCCGGGGCCCGCCAGGCGTACCGCGGCCACCAGCGCCGCCGCCGTGACCAGCGCGAACCAGATCCGCGCGTCGGTGATCCAGGCGTCGCCGAAGGCGGCCCGAGGCAGGCCGAAGACGGCCATCCCCGGCTGGTACGGGGCATAGCCCAGCAACTGTTCCCCCGGCGGCAACGCGCCGATCGCCTCCGGCCCGAGGTACGGCGTGCCGGTGTGCGCGAGCCGCTCACCCATGTGCTCGGCCACGAGCACTTCTTCCTGGGCCCGGTCGGTGCGGCCGCCCGCGCGTTGCACCGCCTGCACGAGCAGTGGCAGCAGGGCCGCCGCGCCCCAGGTGACCCAGGTCAGCGCCATCCGCAGGGCGGGCCGGCGCCGCACGAGCTGGACGACGGCGAGCAGGAACGCGGCGAGATAGCCCCACGCCGCGACGGCGCCCCACGCGCGGTGCGGTAGCAGCGTCGAGGTGAGGGCGGTGACCAGGGCGAACACGGCGGACAGCCCGTAGAGCAGGACGTCGCCCGCGAGGCCGTCGGCGGCCCGGTTCAGGCGGGCGAGCACACTCACGCAGGCAAGTGTGGCAGAGGCGATCTCGGGTTTCGGCGGCGCGGCATCCGGACGACCGAGCCGGTCTTGT is a genomic window containing:
- a CDS encoding glycosyltransferase 87 family protein, which encodes MSVLARLNRAADGLAGDVLLYGLSAVFALVTALTSTLLPHRAWGAVAAWGYLAAFLLAVVQLVRRRPALRMALTWVTWGAAALLPLLVQAVQRAGGRTDRAQEEVLVAEHMGERLAHTGTPYLGPEAIGALPPGEQLLGYAPYQPGMAVFGLPRAAFGDAWITDARIWFALVTAAALVAAVRLAGPGPVRAVQFATVLPICALTLATGGDDLPVLALCLLALACCAAGRFGAAGLAVGAAAALKLFALPVVAVLLVLAFTTGNLRRFLPGALGLPVLALVPAFLVDGDAFVENVIRFPLGHGIVTSPAQSPFPGYLIAQTLPGGRYVAAGLLVAAAVTIAVLLVRRPPATAATAALFCGWGLLTAILLMPTTRFGYLLYPLALLAWSSALVFSRPTGTTAPRSDPALYRL